GAAATCAGCCAGGTTAAACTTCGACTTCTGAGTAGCCGAGGAAGTTTCAGCCAGTTGATGATCCAGTTTTTTATCGAAAAAAGTATAAAACAGGAAACCGAGGAATGCCAGACAAAGCAGGAATGCAGCAAACCAGATGGCGATAGTCCAGTGGGAGGCTGTTTCTTTCAGGTAAGGTGAAAAGTTAAAAGCAGCAAAAGATCCAAGCCGTGCAATCCCGATCTTTGTTCCCAAAGCCAGTGCCAGTTCTTTCCCTTTGAACCATTTTACGATGATTTTACTGATTACCACTATGCTGGTTTCGGCGCCCAGGCCGAAGAAAAACCGGCCAAGCAGCATCATTTTTAATTCAGGAGAATAGCCTGTCCAGAATGAACCGAACAAATGATAGAATGGCCCTCCGGAGGTATAGGTTTGACTTGCGCCGTAAGCCGTGATCATTCCACCAACGGCCATCATCCCGATAAACAACAACCCAGTCCGCCTGATCCCAAGCCGGTCGAGGATGACGCCGCCAAGCACGGCCATCAATAAAAAGGTGTTGGGGATAGAATAAAACGAGACGAACAAACCGAAATCGGAAGAGGTAAATCCAAATTCTGTTTCAAGTGTCCGCTTCAGGGGTGATATGGCATCGTAAAAGTAGTAATTGGCTGCTTGTACCGATGCCACCAGCAGCAGGATGCTCCATCGGTTGAACAGGGATTCTTTCATGGAAAGCTTCATGGCAATTTTACAGATTAACGGTTAAAAAAAAGTTTGGTCGGTAAACCAAATACGATCTTATCCATCAAAAACCCCAACCGAATCTGTTGTTGCCAGTAAGGTTGGGGTGAAATATTTACGTTAAAAAACTGACTTACTTTTTGTTAGGTTGGTCAAGGCCGTAATTTCTTTTAATATTTACTTTTTTCAGCACTACCGCCATGATGATGGCCAGTACTCCAAAACCTGCAAAAAGCAGTTCCGGTACCATGTAATTATATTTGGCTGCTGTATCTCCTGAGTCAATAAGTTCCTTAACTCCCGGATTTGATGCGGTAATTGACCAGCCAATCAGGATGGGAACTGCAAGCAGCCCGATATTTTGAATCCAGAATGTCAGGCCATAGGCAGAGCCAAGGAAACGCTCTTCAACTATTTTTGGGATGGAGGGCCACATAGAGGCAGGTACCAGTGAGAAGGCCAATCCCAGAATTACAATAGTAGCATAAGCAATAAAATGATTGAATACCTCAGCCGGCACCAGTGCAAAAATCAGGTGGGAGACGGTAAGCAGGATGGCGCCGTAGAGCATCATCGAGGCTCCGTAACCCTTTTTATCAAGAAAAGCCCCTATAAATGGTGTCAGAACCATGGCTCCAATGGGGAAGTATGAGAACATCGCAGCCGCATCTTTCAGGCTGATGTCAAGCTTTGATGCAAGCATATCCGTGGCAAATTTTTGAAAAGGGAAGATTGCTGAATAGAATAACACACACAAACTGGCAATAGCAATGAAACCAGGATTTTTAAGGATCAGCCACAAATCGCTAACGCGAAATTCATCTTCAGGCTCAAGGGCTGCTTCTTCGCCGAGCTGCTTGTCAAGACGCACATCCATGATGGTGTAAATCATGAATAACAGTAATCCTATGACCAGGAACGCTACGCCCCAGAACACTGAATTTGAAGCTCCTCCCGATTCAGCAAAAATAGGGGATAACCTGAACACAGCAAACACGCCAAGGCGTGCCACTGCCATTTCAAGTCCCATTGCAAGTGCCATTTCTTTTCCCTTAAACCACTTCACAATGGTTTTTGAAACCGTGATACCGGCCATCTCCACTCCAACCCCGAAGATGGCAAAACCGAAAAATGCCAGCTTCGCCGATGCTGGAACGGTAACCCAAAAGGAACTGAGAAATTCGTGAAACCCCGATTCAGCAAAGCCCTTTGTAAGTGCATAATACTTTAATGCACCTCCGATAACCATCATCAATCCAGACGTGACTATAGTAAATCGGATGCCCATTTTATCCAAAATAATTCCCGAAAGAATCAGGAAGAAGGCAAAGACGTTCAAAAAAAACTCTGACCCGCCGAGCATCCCAAATACTTCGGGAGACCATCCGTAACTTGTTTGAAACAAGATTTGGAGAGGAGCGGCAACATCAACAAAGAAGTAGGCAAAAAACATTGTTGCTGAGATGAGAAACAAAGCAATCCATCTTGCCGTTTTCGAATCACATAAGGACTTTCTTATTTTTTCCATTTTGCTGCTTTTGATAAGGTTAATTTTTTAAAGCGCCAAATGTAGCATTAATCATTTAACCGGTAAACGGTTTAGTTTAAAAAGCATATTTTGATAAAATAAATCGGTTGCAACCATGATCATGTTAACTTCCTTATTCTGTAAATCAGTTCATTGTCGACATATTAATTTTCACTCTTTTTGTGAAGCAAAATATCAATCAGGGTTTAACACTGAAACCACCGGCATTAGTCATGTTTTAAATTAGTCAGCAACAGATTAAAATTCGGGTATTACGCTTTTCAACTACCAAACAGAAATCCGCCGTTGTGCATTATTGATTATGAAAGCATTCCAGGCTTTTCTCCGCATCAAATCGAAGTCATGGAATACAATTCACAGGTTGAATTGAGGAATTGGTATTTTAGGATTGATTGGAATGAGCGAAATAAATGTACCAGAAATCAGGAGTTCATGCTGAACTCAACATTATCGCTGCCATCACACAGTTTATGTTATAATTGTCCAACAGTCCCGAAGGGTTGCTGCAAACAGCATGTCATTTGAGATTTGATGCTGAAGCCATTTATAATTCTTAAGAATCCGGAGAAAACGAATTGATCAATGGAAGCAGAAAAACAAAAGCGTACGCAGAAATATCAATAAACCGGAACAATGAAAAAAATTGACCTACACCTGATGCCTAGCAACCCAACTTACAGTTTTGCTTAAGACTACCGTATGATTAATTTCTTCCTGATCACTTCCTGCTTCCCCTGAATTTCGACGATGTACAATCCGGCTTCTTCGATGTTGAACTGCATTGTTTTGCTGTGCGAGAGAAAAGTCAGCATAGTCCTGCCGTTGATATCGAACACTGTAATGCGTTCGCCACTGTTGAGTCCGCTCAGCGTTACATTAGCGTTGGAAGGATTGGGAAACAAAGTTGCTGATTGTAATCCGGCAAATTCACCAACGCTGGTAGTACCCAATTCGATGGTTTCGAGCATCGAAAGCCCCATCATTTTGAAACTGCCGTCGTGGTGCGGCATTTGACTGCTATAAGTAACAGTTAACGGATAGGAGGTTTGGGATTGGTTGAAAAACACCTTCCAGCTAATGGATTCATCCTGCAGGAATCCTTCTTTCCAGAGGGTTTCGGGATCGTCGCCGTAAGCAATCAGCACTGCATTTTGAT
The Bacteroidales bacterium genome window above contains:
- a CDS encoding MFS transporter, which codes for MEKIRKSLCDSKTARWIALFLISATMFFAYFFVDVAAPLQILFQTSYGWSPEVFGMLGGSEFFLNVFAFFLILSGIILDKMGIRFTIVTSGLMMVIGGALKYYALTKGFAESGFHEFLSSFWVTVPASAKLAFFGFAIFGVGVEMAGITVSKTIVKWFKGKEMALAMGLEMAVARLGVFAVFRLSPIFAESGGASNSVFWGVAFLVIGLLLFMIYTIMDVRLDKQLGEEAALEPEDEFRVSDLWLILKNPGFIAIASLCVLFYSAIFPFQKFATDMLASKLDISLKDAAAMFSYFPIGAMVLTPFIGAFLDKKGYGASMMLYGAILLTVSHLIFALVPAEVFNHFIAYATIVILGLAFSLVPASMWPSIPKIVEERFLGSAYGLTFWIQNIGLLAVPILIGWSITASNPGVKELIDSGDTAAKYNYMVPELLFAGFGVLAIIMAVVLKKVNIKRNYGLDQPNKK
- a CDS encoding MFS transporter; amino-acid sequence: MKLSMKESLFNRWSILLLVASVQAANYYFYDAISPLKRTLETEFGFTSSDFGLFVSFYSIPNTFLLMAVLGGVILDRLGIRRTGLLFIGMMAVGGMITAYGASQTYTSGGPFYHLFGSFWTGYSPELKMMLLGRFFFGLGAETSIVVISKIIVKWFKGKELALALGTKIGIARLGSFAAFNFSPYLKETASHWTIAIWFAAFLLCLAFLGFLFYTFFDKKLDHQLAETSSATQKSKFNLADFKKLITNPSFIYVTLLCVTFYSAVFPFQSFSADFFLNKFSLSQQASGRIASYLSLGTMFFTPFFGFIVDKYGRSASLMMVGSLMLVAIHLTFALTTINPVIPMVFLGVAFSLVPAAMWPSVAKIVSEKRIGTAFGAMYSIQNLGLWAFPLLIGIVLDRSNPGITPEVIATGNYVYDYTWALIMLAGLGILGLLFAILLKREDKRSGYGLELPSNVKKDK